The genomic window aactgcgatcgggagggaaGTTGGAACCATGTGATACTTAGGCCATGAGGCTCTCCCACCTATTAAGCTAGTCTTTTGGATTAAATTCTTCTTATGTCTTTTTGTCCTCACAATTGGTGCTTTAACCGAGAGTTTGGTCACGGAAAATGCTACCTATAAGTTGGATTAAAATGTTCCACCGAATATTGATAAGTGAGGAAGCTccagtcaaaaaaaaaaagggtgagGAAGCTGCCTCAATATGGTACTTAAGCTATTAGGCTCTCCCGCCAATTCTCCTAGTCTTTTAGGTTAGATTTTCCTAGATACGTTCAAATCCTAACACAGTAAACTCATATATCCTTGTCAAAAAAAGAGTAAGGTCGTATATCACGAAATGTTCCTCCAAAATTATTGTCATAAAATTGGATCAACACATGAAAAATTGGGAATGATCCTTTCATATAACATGAGAGAGTCTATTGAAATCCTCGCATTCTATTATAAAGAAGAGAAATATTAGAGTTTCAACTTTAgagtttaagtaaaaaaaaaatagaagatgaTCAAGGGTAGAGATTTTTTTGTTGAGGACAAAATTTAAGGGTAGAGATGACACTTGAGAAATCATGTATGCACCCATGTGGAGACTTTGTGACAATATTCTCAAACCACCTACCTACACTCAATTCAACCCGCTCCCTAACACCACACATATCCTCCACAAACACGAAGCTTTTTCACCCCCTTCCTTACCATCCTCCATACCATATTTAGCTATCAACACCTAAACCACAAGCCCTCTTGAATCCTCATCAACAAGAAGCCGTCAACTTCATTTCCCTAATaatgataaattaaattttctaaCTCTACGAACTCTCAATCCACATTCTTCGTGTCCTTACACACCTTATCTCACCTtaccaaatcaatttttctcGTTTCCTCACTCCCACCCTACAGAAAAGATTTAAATAAGTACTAAATAGAAGAAATTATACTTGTACGAGCCTTGAAGAGTGAAATAAACCGACAACCAAGACAAAACATAATTAAGCATCATTAGACAACAATCTATCGACAAATTTCTACTTTTCCAACTAGACAATCTCTAACGTATTTTTTCAAACACCGTAAgtccaaaaaataaatgaaggaATAAAATCCTAAATATTTTAGCTTATTAAAAGGATATATGttgtattaaaatttatatctttTTTGACCTAagtattaaaatttatatgaatttttcaaAGGGAAATATTGATGATCCGTATTTCATATTAATCACTCATAGAGGAGATGCTTTTAATGAgatctgttttttttcttttcattttcaattatttcAGAACGTAGCATTTGAACCAcataaatatatacttttttttttgttacaaggctaatcaaaacaaaacaaaaaacaaaaaaaaagaaaagggaacTATTCTCTAAGGTAGAAAGTTCCAGTCGCGTCGCTTCGAAGAATGTCAAAGAAGCCTTCTGGGGGAGATGCATGAATCGTGAGATCAGAATCTGAAGAGGCTCCAAGCTTGGCTAAGAAATCCGCACAATTGTTTCCCTCTCTGAGAGTGTGGCAAAGGGTAATGTTCCTTTGAGATATCAACTCTTTGATGTCTTGAATCAACACAGCATAAACATGATATTTGATATTGGGACCTTTAAGGAGGTTGATGCAGTGGAGAGAATCGGAGTAGCAAACTAACTCATCAATAGCCATATTTTTCGCCAAAGTGAGGCCCTGATAGATGGCAAATAACTCTGCGAGTAGAATGTTTGAGGATCCCTGAATGAAACCCGAGAAGCCTGACAAATAGTAGCCTGAGTCGTTTCTGATAACTCCTCCATAGCCGGCTCTAACAGGTGATCCGAGGCAACTTCCGTTAACATTGAGGATGACACCGGAGTAGTTACTGTTGTTCCATTTAACATGGATCTCTTCCGAAGTGGTTGTTGAGCGGGATGAGAAACAAGAGGTGAGGGTGGCAATCATACTATGAATATTAAAGGAGAGACGATTGATAGACCAAGTCTCGTTTTGTAAACACATCAAATTTCGATGTCTCCAGGCCCACCAAACGCCAGCAGAGAAAGCGAAAACTTGAGAACCCGTGGAACCAAATTTGAGCCACTCGTGAGCATCCATAGGGATGAAGAAATCGGGGGTGATAAAACCAAGGTGGTGCCAAATGGGTCTAGAGAAATCACAATCCCGAACACAATGGACATAAATATATACTTTAGATTCTGAAGAAAAAAGTTATTTcggaaaatataataagaagtaTATGTTTATGTGGTTTGGGTTCTATGTTCCGATATATTtgaaaatgcaaaaaaataaaattgatatcTCATTAAAACACACTCaacattgtaccaaaaaaaaacacactcaACAAAAACATGTCTTATTAAAAACATCAACTTCAAATGATACAAACTCATAATGGCATACAATAAAgatttgggtcatgctaaccggtgcccccggggcactggttaaggaaaccaaaaaaggaaattttaaaattgaaaataacactttttagactttcgaggcgttgactgcacaaacttcaatatgatattactatatttggttccttaaacagtgccccgggggcaccgtttagcattttcctaaagaTTTACATCAAAACATAAGatatagattaaaaaaacataaataaaacacaaacgaaaataaataaaattagattttaGAATCCgaaattttttaaactttttttactaattcaaaagggcaaaaaaaaaaattggggggtcTGAAAGAAACATGAGAGCAAAGATAAATTTTCTAGAGATATTTTCTTTAAAGTTAGTATTGGGCCTACTTTATGCAGTCCATTATCCATTTGAAAATTGCTTTCCCCCCCCCCACTGTTTCCTCCAAGCCCCCCCAAAGTGACCATTTTGATCCTATAAATGCGTTTGGACTCTAGAATCCGAAATTTGTATGTTATGGtccatacaatccgaaatcagtttaaacaagcaattGGCTGGTTATGTCTGCCTTGTACGTGATGTTTTGCCCAAGAAAACCTgggtttggactgtacaatccgaacgTCCTTTATTTTTAACGGTTTTGGAGTATGGAAGCCGAAACTTGTTTGATATggaccatacaatccgaaaccagtttaaacaagcCATTGGCTGGCTATGCCTGACTTGTACATCGTTGATGATTTGCCcaggaaaacttgattttggactgtacaatctgaaatgctttgatttttaaaattttgcatcatttCGGATTCTACCAACCGGAAACGCTCATATTCGGTGTGTAGGATCCGAATAGAGTCTATATAGCCTATATTTTAGAAGTTGCACTTTCATAACCACTTGGACACTCAATTGGGAGCTTTGGAGCTAGGGCGATTTTTTTGGCGTATCAGAGACTTGAAAGCaacgtttattcactcaaagaGGGGCGCAATACTCAATCGGAGTCATACAAGAGGTAATAAGCActttaaaccgttaattttttcaattttcatggttttatgaTCGCAGTCGCGTTTGGCTCATACAATCCGAACCCATTTCGGATCCCACATGCCAAACTGGAcagctttttaaaattttgaaatttattgtgaTAGGTAGGGTTTGTGATGGCCGAACCTCCGTTTGAAATGAAACCGAACATCGATGAACCCGACATTGCACAACCTAATGTAGTTGAACCCGCAAATATTTTGGTTAACActgccaattatttttttaagtgtgaaAAGTATAAGGTCCGAGATGAGATGATCGAATGGTGCAAAAAAGAGGCTATAAAAGCTGGATTTACTATGGTGATTGTGAAATCAGATATGGGGCATATCCTTGCAACGACCTACAACCGCGTTGTAGTTTTATTAACTAAACACGAGATTGGTTATTGTGAAACCTATTTTCCACTGCGCGGTCGTCCACCGTTGGATCCATCTGCACGCATTATGTGTGTTGGTATGGTTCCAAACCACTGCCTCCAACTTGTAAGGAATGGAAAATCATAGGGCGCCAGAGGCTGGGACTTGGGAGGATACATTTATGGATCGGATGGTTGAGTTTGACGAACtcatgaagaatgaaaaagGTGACATGAAGATGGAAACAAATGAAGATGATCCTGTAGTTGTgagagacaaatgaagatggagCCAAATGAAGACGATCCTGTAGTTGTAATTTACGTTTTAGAGTTTGAAgttgtgatttatttgattatgtttgaagttatcgtatgtaatgacaatggttatttttaacttttaatttagtgcaaaagagcaaattccgaacatgcataatgttggcctgcaaaactgtaaaaaaatttctacagaaaacttgattttggactgtacactccaaacctgtaattttagtgaccatttcggttcgcaggatccaaacctgtgattttcaTGACCATTTTggttcgcaggatccaaacctgtgattttcgtgaccatttcggttcgcagaatccGAACATAATTGGTTTTGGATTGTAGATTCCAAACCAACGTATAAGCACAATTttcgccccccccccccccccccccccccccaaaacgTGTTCCCATCTATAATTGGCTTGTTTCGGATCCCACGAACCACACATAATATATTTCGGATCCTAGGATCCATAGCTTCCTAAACCCCccaaattcaaggttatttttggatttttggggggtttaagaggaacatgggggcgaaaaaagcaattttctatccattttttttaaactagtatttttttaagataaaagtCTTGGGTCTAACTTTTTTGAATTTTGCTATTCTTTGATTTGTTCATAGGTCCtctaaagttttaaaaatatccTAGGATATTTTGGaagataaattttaaattgggGCTCGTTGGGACCTATATTTCAAAATGagtaaaatttagattttttttttttttatttcggaAGATATCTTTTGAATACGTTGTGTTGTGTGTcgtaatgtatttttttaaaaggtactccctccgtcccaaaatataagcaaaagtgagtcaaagaaacttgatgtatttggttaaagatttggaccaaatacattcacttttgttgaccaacttttgcttatattttgggacggagggagtaccttTTTAGGCCAGCAGTTAGAAACTGTGTTTTTATTTCCTCTCCCACACTCCATCtcaatgttacaaaaaaaaaaatacaatttgttgacgttttgaaaatatgaaatcaACATATCATCACTCATAGAGATTTCTCCACTCATttgacattaaaaaataatgctccgtttgaccctacttatttttcatattttttttcctccttaaaagtagtaaataaaaaaaaaattgtgtttgaaccaacttctccttattttctatttctttactttatttctctaattcttttaaggagaaataggGTCAAATACAAATTtctacttctctatttcttttaaggagaaatagaaaagtaaaaaataagtagGGTCAAACGGAGCCTAAGTACCAtgtgttttaagttttttttttttccaagaaTTTTTGTAAAGCTGCATTTTGGATTGCAACTTCTGAAATGCAAGGGGAAGATAAATTCCGAAATGGCTTTTGGAAGATAACTTTGAAACTGGTTCAGAGTGAAAATCATGCAATTTTATGATGGTTAATGTTTTatttacacacacacacttgtAGATACGATTGAACCTCTGGTTGATTTGAAACAAGACAGTGATAAACCCGACATTGTTGAAACATACATTATTGAACTCTTGATTGTTAACATTGCCAAATATtgttttaagaaataaaaatataagatttgaaaagacttttttgtgtttttcgaataaattttatgaaaagattaaaaaataatttttattggctATTAATTGTGAGAAAaggacaaaaagaaaaacaacttaaATACAATTCGTatataattttatgaaaaaataataataggtcttgctaaaaaaagtaataataagtcttaaaaatagtaaaaaatgatcttcttatttataataatttaagataaagacaattgattttttttttattattattatagattgGGATGGAGagaatacataatataataatgttcaaagaatgaaaataaattatgaataattttttttaccaagtaGCCTACATGTTTGAATCGGTGTTGCGTATATCCCTACTGAGTGAAATATGCTTTttaaaaaggaaagataattaTATTGAGGTTAGAGGATGACATTCATGTGTTTTTTTGAATGTGCAGCAGCCTATGAGTGTTGCTCATAGTGTTTTTCATGTTAAGGATCATAGGGCGGTTCGGTGGGAGAAATCAGGAGTGAgatgaataaaatataatgttgaTGTCGTGTTTGTAGGTGGGCCCAATGTGACTTCTACGTGTTTGTAGGTGGGCCCAATGTGACTTCTACGAGTCTTTGTTTTCACGAGCAATTTGTGGCAAGTTTGACTCAGTGGCAGCAGCATGCTTACTTCGTAGTGGAAGGCGAAACATGAGCTCTATTACATATTATGAAAGGGGTCACTCTTCATGGATTTGAGCATGCCCAATTTGAAAGCGATTCAAAGTTGTTGGTTGATGTTATCCATTCAAGAAGACTAGACAATTCAGagtttaatttgattattaaGGACATTATTCTTCCTATGTCATCTTTGAGGTTAAGATTGTTATGAGACAAACAAATTTGATTGCTGGTACTCTTGTTGTGGCGGCCAAAGCTTGAGCTAATTTCCATACAACATTTATGagttaat from Trifolium pratense cultivar HEN17-A07 linkage group LG1, ARS_RC_1.1, whole genome shotgun sequence includes these protein-coding regions:
- the LOC123893150 gene encoding uncharacterized protein LOC123893150, yielding MDAHEWLKFGSTGSQVFAFSAGVWWAWRHRNLMCLQNETWSINRLSFNIHSMIATLTSCFSSRSTTTSEEIHVKWNNSNYSGVILNVNGSCLGSPVRAGYGGVIRNDSGYYLSGFSGFIQGSSNILLAELFAIYQGLTLAKNMAIDELVCYSDSLHCINLLKGPNIKYHVYAVLIQDIKELISQRNITLCHTLREGNNCADFLAKLGASSDSDLTIHASPPEGFFDILRSDATGTFYLRE